A portion of the Phycisphaerales bacterium AB-hyl4 genome contains these proteins:
- a CDS encoding glycosyltransferase — protein MTDQLTVLLAGGGTGGHIFPNAAVLERLREADAGEPEKSRVTGHFILSRRPLDGQIADGLGVEWTSIVAEPFGLRPRVLWRFLSGFGEAKRQVRGVIARNGGNPGLRGAQPSALGRTVMVATGGFVSGPAVRAAKACSVPVALVNLDAVPGRANAWLAGQVDKVFSVYEHASLRGAERVGLPLRRTAVRGDVEPEQARCELSLLPDRRTLLVTAGSQGAVSINRAMMALCEHDAVRSALRERWQVMHLAGESMRDEVAKAYAAAGIEANVLAFCDTMGLAWRSADLAITRAGAGSVAEAWANRVPSVFLPYPYHKDEHQRLNAQPMVDTGGAVLLRDRVEPTANVSELAPLLGPMLTADDRLMEMRAALDRDPPGDGAQAVADWVLGQA, from the coding sequence ATGACGGATCAATTGACGGTGTTGTTGGCCGGCGGAGGCACGGGCGGACATATCTTTCCCAATGCTGCGGTGCTGGAGCGGCTGCGCGAAGCGGACGCGGGGGAACCGGAGAAATCGAGGGTGACGGGGCATTTCATCTTGTCGCGACGGCCGCTGGACGGGCAGATCGCAGACGGACTTGGTGTTGAATGGACGTCAATTGTAGCGGAGCCGTTCGGCCTGCGGCCGAGGGTGTTGTGGCGGTTTTTGAGCGGGTTCGGCGAGGCAAAGCGGCAGGTGCGGGGGGTGATTGCCAGAAATGGGGGCAATCCGGGGCTTCGCGGTGCTCAGCCCTCGGCTTTGGGGCGGACTGTGATGGTCGCGACGGGCGGGTTCGTATCGGGGCCGGCGGTGCGGGCGGCGAAAGCCTGTAGCGTGCCGGTGGCGCTGGTGAATCTCGATGCGGTGCCGGGCCGGGCGAACGCGTGGCTGGCCGGGCAGGTGGACAAGGTGTTCAGCGTGTATGAGCATGCGTCGCTGCGGGGGGCGGAGCGTGTCGGGCTGCCCTTGCGACGCACTGCCGTGCGCGGCGATGTTGAGCCCGAGCAGGCGAGATGCGAGCTTTCGTTGCTTCCCGATCGGCGGACGCTGCTGGTCACAGCCGGCTCGCAGGGAGCGGTGAGCATCAACCGGGCGATGATGGCATTGTGCGAGCATGACGCGGTGCGAAGCGCTCTTCGCGAGCGGTGGCAGGTGATGCACCTGGCCGGCGAGTCGATGCGCGACGAGGTGGCGAAGGCGTACGCTGCGGCGGGGATCGAGGCGAATGTGTTGGCGTTCTGCGACACGATGGGCCTGGCGTGGCGGTCGGCTGACCTGGCGATCACGCGGGCCGGGGCCGGCTCGGTCGCGGAAGCGTGGGCCAATCGCGTGCCCAGCGTTTTTCTGCCTTATCCGTATCACAAGGATGAGCATCAGCGGCTGAACGCCCAGCCGATGGTCGACACCGGCGGGGCCGTGCTGCTGCGAGACCGGGTCGAACCTACAGCGAACGTGAGCGAATTAGCCCCCCTGCTCGGGCCGATGCTGACGGCGGACGATCGGCTAATGGAGATGCGAGCCGCGCTGGATCGCGACCCGCCTGGCGACGGTGCACAGGCCGTGGCGGACTGGGTGCTGGGGCAGGCGTAA
- a CDS encoding polyprenyl synthetase family protein: MSNGETQVHQFDLAKLTSPAGAVEDWARTFLQQRAMPTNLKSAIEYAFFGPGKRLRPVLVVRCCEAVGGDERAALPAAAAIELIHCFSLVHDDLPAMDDDDLRRGRPTLHKHTNEAMAILAGDAMTSLAFEAIASGIDDAALSRAVARELSTATTDMISGQIYDTLPAFDADTPPARRLELIHRHKTGALLRCACRMGGRCGGASAEQLNNLTHYAESVGLMFQIIDDLLDVTQSTEQLGKTANKDADQGKLTYPGVMGIDASRAEVARLRDAAHAALADLGASAEPLRELCDYMAVREK, from the coding sequence ATGAGCAACGGCGAAACGCAAGTGCACCAATTTGATTTGGCGAAACTGACCTCCCCGGCCGGCGCTGTCGAGGACTGGGCGCGCACATTCCTCCAGCAGCGGGCGATGCCGACCAACCTCAAGTCGGCCATCGAGTATGCCTTCTTCGGCCCCGGCAAACGCTTGCGCCCCGTGCTGGTGGTGCGCTGCTGCGAAGCGGTGGGCGGCGACGAGCGGGCGGCGCTGCCCGCAGCCGCGGCGATCGAATTGATCCACTGTTTCAGCCTGGTGCACGACGACCTGCCTGCGATGGATGATGACGACCTCCGCCGCGGCCGACCGACGCTGCACAAGCACACGAATGAGGCGATGGCGATCCTCGCCGGCGACGCGATGACCTCGCTGGCGTTTGAAGCGATCGCCTCGGGCATTGACGACGCGGCCCTTAGCCGAGCCGTTGCCCGCGAGTTGTCGACGGCCACGACGGACATGATCTCCGGCCAGATCTACGACACGCTGCCCGCCTTCGACGCCGACACGCCCCCTGCCAGGCGCCTGGAGTTGATTCACCGCCACAAGACCGGCGCTCTGTTGCGGTGCGCCTGCCGGATGGGGGGGCGTTGTGGCGGCGCGTCGGCCGAGCAGTTGAACAACCTTACGCACTACGCCGAGTCGGTCGGCCTGATGTTCCAGATCATCGACGATCTGCTGGACGTCACGCAATCGACCGAGCAGTTGGGCAAGACCGCCAACAAGGACGCCGACCAGGGCAAGCTCACCTACCCCGGCGTCATGGGCATCGATGCCAGCCGGGCCGAGGTCGCCCGCCTGCGTGACGCGGCGCACGCGGCTTTGGCCGACCTTGGCGCGTCGGCCGAGCCGTTACGCGAGTTATGCGATTACATGGCGGTGCGTGAGAAATAA
- the dxs gene encoding 1-deoxy-D-xylulose-5-phosphate synthase, translated as MSYELLSTIRGPRDLKQLPREKLPTLAQEIRNAICDQVSKTGGHLAPNLGVVELTIAMHYVFDFSQDRLLFDVGHQCYPHKLLTGRLGLLGKLRQRDGMAGFPEPRESDFDLFSVGHAGTAISTAVGMARGDQLVGEYTPDHGRRVVSLIGDSSIVNGVAMEGLNNAGTLKRQFLVVLNDNGMSINEPQGAVAGYFDRFRASQTYKEFKTTAHRVLKHLPGGETLEEIYHRMGEMTKAALAREHMFEHFGLLCVGPVDGHDLPSLIDMFEEIKDLDRPMLLHVKTIKGKGFDFSTGDPTTFHSPKPFKIDGCRVEVQKGGRAFTSAYADLMTEVMTKDEKVTAVTAGMPDGTGVVKLMQQFPDRAFDVGIAESHAVDMCAGMAKSGMKPFATIYSTFLQRAFDQVFQEVALQKLPVRFCLDRAGLVGGDGAVHHGFADINFLRVFPGMVLTAAMDEPTLAAALEFMRTHDVGPSALRYPRDSVPTPIQPDTPAFELGKANRLAEGSDLAILAYGFPANHALAAREELAEQGYSVAVYDARFAKPVDIDLVGKLIKAGVPILTVEDHSVVGGFGTCVLEACHEVGLDTRGVHRLGLPDDWIYQGGRGEQLAEAGIDATGIARRVRELLDEKAGTPTGNSKATVGAVRR; from the coding sequence ATGTCGTATGAACTGCTGAGCACAATCCGAGGCCCGCGAGACCTCAAGCAATTGCCGCGCGAAAAACTGCCCACACTGGCGCAGGAAATTCGCAACGCCATCTGCGACCAGGTCTCCAAGACCGGCGGCCACCTCGCGCCAAACCTCGGGGTCGTCGAGCTGACCATCGCAATGCACTACGTCTTCGACTTCTCGCAAGACCGCCTGCTGTTCGACGTCGGCCACCAGTGCTACCCGCACAAGCTGCTCACCGGTCGGCTGGGCCTGCTGGGCAAGCTCCGCCAGCGCGACGGCATGGCCGGCTTCCCCGAGCCGCGCGAAAGCGACTTCGACCTGTTCAGCGTCGGGCACGCTGGCACGGCCATTTCCACGGCCGTGGGCATGGCGCGCGGCGATCAACTCGTCGGCGAGTACACCCCCGACCACGGCCGACGCGTGGTCTCGCTCATCGGCGACTCGTCAATCGTCAACGGCGTCGCCATGGAAGGGCTCAACAACGCCGGCACACTCAAACGGCAGTTCCTCGTCGTGCTCAACGACAACGGCATGAGCATCAACGAACCGCAAGGGGCCGTCGCCGGCTACTTCGATCGCTTCCGTGCCAGCCAGACCTACAAGGAATTCAAGACCACCGCCCATCGCGTGCTCAAGCATCTGCCCGGCGGCGAAACGCTCGAAGAAATCTATCACCGCATGGGCGAGATGACCAAAGCCGCCCTCGCCCGCGAGCACATGTTCGAGCACTTCGGCCTGCTGTGTGTCGGGCCCGTCGACGGCCACGACCTGCCTTCGCTCATCGACATGTTTGAGGAAATCAAAGACCTCGACCGCCCCATGCTGCTGCATGTGAAGACGATCAAAGGCAAGGGCTTTGACTTCTCCACCGGCGACCCGACTACGTTCCACTCGCCTAAGCCGTTCAAGATCGACGGCTGCCGGGTTGAGGTGCAAAAAGGCGGGCGGGCGTTCACCAGCGCGTACGCAGACCTGATGACCGAGGTGATGACAAAGGACGAGAAGGTCACCGCCGTCACCGCCGGCATGCCCGACGGCACGGGTGTGGTGAAGCTGATGCAGCAGTTTCCCGACCGCGCGTTTGACGTGGGCATTGCCGAGTCGCACGCGGTGGACATGTGTGCGGGCATGGCCAAGAGCGGCATGAAGCCGTTCGCGACAATTTACTCCACGTTCCTCCAGCGAGCGTTCGACCAGGTGTTTCAGGAAGTCGCGTTGCAGAAGCTGCCCGTGCGGTTCTGCCTCGACCGGGCCGGGCTGGTCGGCGGCGACGGTGCGGTGCATCACGGCTTTGCCGACATCAACTTTTTGCGCGTGTTCCCCGGCATGGTGCTCACCGCCGCGATGGACGAGCCGACGCTTGCCGCAGCGCTGGAATTCATGCGAACCCATGACGTCGGCCCCAGCGCGTTGCGCTACCCGCGTGACAGCGTGCCCACGCCGATTCAGCCCGACACGCCGGCGTTCGAACTAGGCAAAGCCAACCGCCTCGCGGAAGGCAGCGACCTGGCGATCCTCGCCTATGGCTTCCCGGCGAACCACGCCCTCGCCGCCCGCGAAGAGTTGGCCGAGCAGGGCTACTCCGTGGCGGTGTACGACGCTCGCTTCGCCAAGCCGGTCGACATCGACCTGGTCGGCAAGCTCATCAAGGCGGGCGTGCCGATCCTCACGGTGGAAGACCATTCCGTCGTCGGCGGCTTCGGCACGTGTGTATTGGAAGCCTGTCACGAAGTCGGCCTGGACACGCGCGGCGTGCATCGACTGGGCCTGCCTGACGACTGGATCTACCAGGGCGGCCGCGGCGAACAACTCGCCGAGGCGGGCATCGACGCCACCGGCATCGCCCGTCGCGTACGCGAACTGCTCGACGAAAAGGCCGGCACGCCCACCGGCAACAGCAAGGCGACGGTCGGCGCTGTGCGTCGGTAA